One Candidatus Korarchaeum sp. DNA segment encodes these proteins:
- the cmr3 gene encoding type III-B CRISPR module-associated protein Cmr3 produces the protein MRGLIELEPLDTVFFGDARGMELNIGGRSLSIPLPWTVSGALLSHYLLRTGKYGDVMRGCKNVNGECESEEKGEATVFAFYGPFLHFKDSFKDRYWFSPPADLVRDGGKVGLIRFKVCGSGYAQQLPSVYLPPDAEPYGMLVDHEFLNCYANGKITEPRSEDHFDHEERRVGIHIDDSKRAVKTGYTFSCVHRRPRFGLRYAVLIWEKEKRDFNFSGILRLGGEGRVAKVSERGLEEVGGRFSWLDNRELEAGNYVKVVLLSPAIYRSRDRDVRAPDHQMLQKLPGKPELLMTVGGRAIMVSGWNMRAKRARKMYAAVPPGTVYYFKLNEKVDRLDLTLSFWKLSLFWERGFGSPLVAVGGVV, from the coding sequence ATGAGGGGTCTGATCGAGCTTGAACCCCTGGATACGGTGTTCTTCGGTGATGCCAGGGGAATGGAGCTCAACATAGGGGGAAGGAGCCTGAGCATACCCCTGCCCTGGACTGTCTCGGGAGCTCTTCTCTCTCACTACCTGCTGAGGACAGGGAAATACGGGGATGTGATGAGGGGATGCAAAAATGTCAACGGAGAATGTGAGAGCGAGGAGAAGGGAGAGGCAACGGTCTTCGCGTTTTATGGACCATTCCTCCACTTCAAGGATAGCTTCAAGGATAGGTACTGGTTCAGCCCCCCAGCTGACTTGGTGAGGGATGGCGGGAAGGTGGGGCTGATCAGGTTCAAAGTGTGTGGGAGCGGGTACGCTCAGCAGTTACCCAGCGTCTATCTACCCCCGGACGCTGAGCCATACGGCATGTTGGTGGATCACGAGTTCCTCAATTGCTACGCTAATGGAAAGATAACCGAACCGCGCAGTGAGGATCACTTCGATCACGAGGAGAGGAGGGTTGGAATACACATAGATGACAGTAAGAGGGCTGTTAAGACGGGATACACCTTCTCTTGCGTTCATAGGAGACCTAGATTCGGCCTGAGATACGCTGTGCTGATCTGGGAGAAGGAGAAGAGGGACTTCAATTTCTCTGGGATCCTGAGGCTCGGTGGGGAAGGGAGGGTAGCTAAAGTATCGGAGAGGGGATTGGAGGAGGTAGGTGGAAGGTTCTCCTGGCTTGATAATCGTGAATTGGAGGCTGGGAATTATGTTAAGGTCGTTCTACTATCGCCCGCGATCTACAGGAGTAGGGATAGGGACGTCAGGGCACCGGATCATCAGATGCTCCAGAAACTGCCGGGTAAACCTGAGCTCCTCATGACCGTAGGCGGAAGGGCCATTATGGTGAGCGGATGGAACATGAGGGCTAAGAGGGCTAGGAAGATGTACGCTGCAGTTCCTCCAGGTACTGTTTATTATTTTAAGTTGAATGAAAAAGTCGATAGGCTTGATCTCACCCTCTCTTTTTGGAAGCTCTCCCTGTTCTGGGAGAGGGGTTTCGGATCCCCGCTGGTTGCGGTAGGTGGTGTTGTATGA
- the cas10 gene encoding type III-B CRISPR-associated protein Cas10/Cmr2 — MMEEEFWSRKLCSLLHDPPLKAFRISGHRKLAKELSEAFNIGCENYEEYVKLADWSASASDRIPCLRSPSTIEWSPAEARSKAVIYHPLSGGVGSGNLLSEHSEILVMGRDGASSIDHRNLKEVVAELSSNHPNILSQMKDKLSEKAKGLNDARKKFLWLWRNMEHLSKEEWFRGFILSWLPVETRLPDHSIYDHLITTSALTIGEPVLVGVDIGGVQAFIEQSRKVRDLWASSYIVSMLSMSAMMIVVEKLGPDSVIYPDLRGVPIIDLYLFMEGVLNEEDIKTLWPSLEKFSRSLLIPSIPGSFVFIAPGSEVDEILREIEDRVNCFFEKLVGEVLGSIGINTNLRDKLPHPLSLRHYKVSIVELEPPKDKSNLWLREPEGDRDKIKEKLKSVVPKEIYESFEKDGRNLLDHIAELVATRNEMKVDLPILGTFLYQVAYTVLKMGISSQKLTSDFSYAEEPSVEGGVPIRRRCMLCGLRNPVVVGGKGWADIVEDLRRNEERRWAGFLLEVDEPLCPICLTKRLLRSFHGDKGPLLTLWSIVLGKDKDAIMRALKRLGIEKQVRDASTKIPTIDDIAANPIKRRIAERIGSDAELSSLWDEVVSEMIGGVKIAIETYFRSETGSDAWRQSSYIISEISRWPELLEKKGEFANVPADFIEEKLREELKDPEKVPGTYYFPSVWENLLTSLSEPRAKSALNGLLEKLKEFYRRLGDEPSNYVTYILSDGDRIGHWISGRMFLEKGITVASRLHPDLKLGGLGCVVRMVTPSLHRTISRIIRGLAQEIYPYLIESLDGFVFYSGGDDLLAVIPASNTLRLLETLYSCYSAEIVKIQDQGIFMSMSRLATLSSGVVIAHRLLPMFETLEKLREEVKSAKGEGRQDGRDRSSLVRLTRGLSEERASLAGGLLRVQEEPRLGEGADLVLNGIKEGKLSKSFLRDLLHYLELYGMVYNSPKDGKEFLIGLIRRAVKRNLKVTDDEERRELERKVVDFYSRLSEIDAEVSEFDQHPLVNFQRSLLMISGEVV; from the coding sequence ATGATGGAGGAAGAGTTCTGGTCGAGGAAGCTGTGTTCCCTGCTTCACGATCCTCCTCTGAAGGCCTTCAGAATTAGCGGACATAGGAAGCTAGCCAAAGAATTATCTGAGGCCTTCAATATTGGTTGTGAGAATTATGAGGAATATGTGAAGCTAGCTGATTGGTCAGCATCGGCTTCCGACAGGATCCCGTGCTTGAGGTCCCCCTCGACGATAGAGTGGTCCCCGGCAGAGGCTCGGTCTAAGGCGGTCATATACCATCCCCTCAGCGGGGGAGTTGGGTCGGGCAACCTACTATCGGAGCACTCGGAGATACTCGTCATGGGGAGGGACGGCGCCTCCTCTATAGATCATAGGAACCTCAAGGAAGTGGTGGCGGAGCTCTCCTCGAATCATCCGAATATCCTCTCTCAAATGAAGGATAAACTCAGCGAGAAGGCTAAAGGGCTCAATGATGCCAGGAAGAAGTTCCTCTGGTTATGGAGAAACATGGAACACCTGAGCAAGGAGGAGTGGTTCAGAGGCTTCATCCTATCCTGGCTTCCTGTTGAGACCAGGCTCCCCGATCACAGTATCTACGATCACCTGATAACGACTTCAGCACTTACGATCGGAGAGCCCGTCTTAGTCGGCGTTGACATAGGGGGAGTACAGGCGTTCATAGAGCAAAGCAGAAAAGTGAGGGATCTCTGGGCTTCAAGCTATATAGTAAGCATGCTCTCAATGTCAGCCATGATGATTGTCGTTGAGAAGCTGGGACCTGACTCAGTGATATATCCGGACCTCAGAGGCGTGCCAATAATCGATCTTTACCTCTTCATGGAGGGTGTACTTAATGAGGAGGACATAAAGACCCTCTGGCCCTCCTTGGAGAAGTTCTCCAGATCGCTCCTGATACCCTCAATCCCCGGGTCCTTCGTGTTCATAGCCCCGGGCTCAGAGGTCGACGAAATATTGAGGGAGATCGAGGATAGGGTGAATTGTTTCTTCGAGAAGCTGGTAGGAGAGGTCCTCGGCTCGATAGGGATAAATACCAATCTCAGGGACAAATTGCCCCATCCCCTTTCCCTCAGGCACTACAAGGTAAGCATTGTGGAGCTCGAGCCCCCTAAGGATAAATCGAATCTATGGCTTAGAGAACCCGAAGGAGATAGAGATAAGATAAAGGAGAAGCTCAAGAGTGTAGTTCCGAAGGAAATTTATGAAAGCTTTGAGAAGGATGGAAGGAACCTTCTAGATCATATAGCCGAGCTAGTAGCTACCAGAAATGAGATGAAGGTAGACCTCCCGATCTTGGGAACCTTCCTGTACCAGGTAGCCTATACCGTCCTTAAAATGGGAATATCATCGCAGAAGCTGACCTCAGACTTCAGCTATGCCGAGGAACCCTCCGTTGAGGGAGGGGTCCCCATACGCAGGAGGTGCATGCTCTGCGGCCTGAGGAACCCGGTTGTGGTGGGAGGGAAGGGATGGGCCGATATCGTTGAGGACCTAAGGAGGAATGAAGAGAGGAGGTGGGCCGGCTTCCTACTGGAGGTCGATGAACCACTATGCCCCATATGCCTGACCAAGAGGTTGCTCAGGTCCTTCCACGGGGACAAGGGTCCTCTTCTCACCCTATGGAGCATCGTCCTGGGTAAGGATAAGGATGCCATCATGCGTGCTCTCAAGCGGCTCGGGATCGAGAAACAGGTGAGAGATGCCTCTACTAAGATCCCAACAATCGATGACATCGCAGCCAACCCTATTAAAAGGAGGATAGCTGAGAGGATCGGGAGCGATGCGGAGCTAAGTTCTCTTTGGGATGAGGTGGTTTCCGAAATGATCGGAGGGGTGAAGATAGCCATCGAGACGTACTTCAGATCGGAGACGGGTAGTGATGCATGGAGGCAGTCGTCCTACATAATCTCCGAGATCTCCAGGTGGCCGGAACTGCTGGAAAAGAAAGGCGAGTTTGCTAATGTACCGGCTGATTTCATCGAGGAAAAACTCAGAGAGGAACTTAAGGACCCAGAAAAAGTCCCTGGGACCTACTACTTCCCATCCGTCTGGGAGAACCTCCTAACTTCTCTGAGTGAACCAAGAGCCAAAAGCGCCCTAAATGGTCTCCTGGAAAAGCTTAAGGAGTTTTATAGGAGGCTCGGAGACGAGCCCTCCAATTACGTCACATACATCCTCTCCGACGGGGATAGGATCGGTCATTGGATCTCGGGTAGGATGTTCCTTGAGAAGGGGATCACAGTCGCCAGCAGGTTGCATCCGGACCTCAAGTTGGGGGGCCTGGGATGTGTGGTCAGGATGGTCACGCCCTCCCTGCACAGGACCATCAGCAGGATAATAAGGGGGTTGGCTCAGGAGATTTATCCATACTTGATAGAATCGCTTGACGGCTTCGTTTTCTACTCTGGCGGTGACGACCTCCTCGCCGTGATACCAGCTTCGAACACGTTGAGACTCCTGGAGACGCTTTACAGCTGCTACAGCGCTGAGATCGTGAAGATCCAAGATCAAGGAATCTTCATGTCCATGAGCAGGCTAGCTACTCTCAGCTCGGGCGTTGTCATAGCCCACAGGCTGCTGCCCATGTTTGAGACGCTCGAGAAGCTCAGGGAGGAGGTTAAATCCGCTAAGGGGGAGGGGAGGCAGGATGGGAGGGATAGGAGCTCCTTGGTTAGGTTAACTAGGGGCCTCTCGGAGGAGAGGGCTTCCCTCGCCGGTGGATTGCTGAGGGTCCAGGAGGAACCCAGGCTCGGTGAGGGTGCTGACCTCGTGTTAAATGGGATTAAGGAAGGAAAGCTCTCTAAGAGCTTCCTAAGGGATCTCCTGCACTACCTAGAGCTTTACGGAATGGTTTACAATTCACCTAAGGATGGGAAAGAGTTCCTGATCGGTCTGATCAGGAGGGCCGTGAAGAGGAACCTCAAGGTGACTGATGATGAGGAAAGAAGGGAGTTGGAAAGAAAGGTAGTTGACTTCTACTCGAGGCTATCGGAGATCGATGCTGAGGTAAGTGAGTTCGATCAGCATCCGTTGGTCAACTTCCAGAGGTCCCTGCTCATGATCTCGGGGGAGGTGGTCTGA